Proteins from one Azospirillum brasilense genomic window:
- a CDS encoding anti-sigma factor family protein — MKRVTMNHINAYLDGALDDKERQEFEQSVEDDADAKAVVTFHRSHVEELHRLYDPVLEEPVPARMLELLRQRRKD; from the coding sequence ATGAAGCGTGTGACGATGAACCATATCAACGCATATCTTGACGGTGCCTTGGACGATAAGGAGCGTCAGGAGTTCGAGCAGTCCGTAGAGGACGATGCCGACGCGAAGGCCGTGGTGACCTTCCACAGAAGCCATGTGGAGGAGCTTCACCGCCTTTACGATCCCGTGCTGGAAGAGCCGGTACCGGCGCGCATGCTCGAACTGCTGAGGCAGCGCCGCAAGGACTAG
- a CDS encoding alkaline phosphatase D family protein, translated as MARGRPAPNIILGPVLYFRGEQGDRWWLSALFVLDGDAEPYDLRVDGVTLPVPPRHLAQWGNRHVWRFDFAIPRGVRDVEAAYGFTDGASPGDTWAVTVPGRASSPRIAYVSCNGAEDEEKIAGLDAPRNALWGDLRRRHESERFHLLLQGGDQLYADAVWRRPPLLSAWKKRTDAARLDEPFTPAMAQEAEDFYFDLYLRVWGQPETAAVTARIPSVMMWDDHDIFDGWGSHPDEEMTSPAWRGVYAAARRHFSLFQLAAMEGAQPECVWGAPMDSFSQGFRLGDVGVLALDMRSDRTPRRVLSDRVWEALPEWLERFKGCRHLILMSSVPLLYLDTGVMERAVGLSPVRVGIEDDLRDQWRSPAHAEEWLRLIGLLAEFSRRTGCRVTSVSGEIHAGARAVLRGGGVEIWQLIASGVVHPPPAKATAFALEWLAGRKETLPNGYVFEMPAFPESGKRIIRQRNWLSLIFDGKGQIHARWSAEGQPNRYTQVI; from the coding sequence ATGGCGCGCGGCAGGCCGGCACCGAACATCATTCTGGGTCCCGTCCTTTATTTCCGGGGAGAGCAAGGCGACCGTTGGTGGCTGTCCGCCCTCTTCGTGCTGGACGGCGACGCAGAACCCTACGATCTGCGGGTGGACGGCGTGACCCTGCCCGTTCCGCCCCGCCACCTCGCCCAATGGGGCAACCGGCATGTCTGGCGTTTCGATTTCGCCATTCCGCGCGGCGTGCGTGATGTCGAGGCCGCCTATGGCTTCACCGACGGCGCTTCGCCGGGGGACACCTGGGCGGTGACCGTCCCCGGACGCGCTTCGTCGCCGCGGATCGCCTACGTCTCCTGCAACGGGGCGGAGGACGAGGAGAAGATCGCCGGGCTCGACGCGCCGCGCAACGCCCTGTGGGGTGACCTGCGCCGCCGCCATGAGAGCGAACGCTTCCATCTGCTGCTGCAAGGCGGCGACCAGCTCTACGCCGACGCGGTGTGGCGCCGGCCGCCGCTGCTCAGCGCCTGGAAGAAGCGGACCGACGCCGCCCGCCTGGACGAGCCCTTCACTCCCGCCATGGCGCAAGAGGCGGAAGACTTTTACTTCGACCTCTATCTGCGGGTCTGGGGCCAGCCGGAAACCGCGGCGGTCACGGCGCGCATTCCCTCGGTGATGATGTGGGACGACCACGACATCTTCGATGGCTGGGGCTCCCACCCGGACGAGGAGATGACGTCCCCGGCCTGGCGCGGCGTCTACGCGGCCGCCCGCCGCCACTTCTCGCTGTTCCAGCTTGCCGCCATGGAGGGCGCCCAGCCGGAATGCGTGTGGGGGGCGCCCATGGACTCCTTCAGCCAGGGGTTCCGGCTCGGCGATGTTGGCGTTCTGGCGCTGGACATGCGCAGCGACCGCACCCCCCGCCGCGTTCTCTCGGACCGGGTGTGGGAGGCCCTGCCGGAGTGGCTGGAACGCTTCAAGGGCTGCCGCCACCTGATTCTGATGTCCAGCGTGCCGCTGCTCTACCTCGACACCGGCGTGATGGAGCGGGCGGTCGGCCTGTCGCCCGTCCGCGTCGGGATCGAGGACGATCTGCGCGACCAATGGCGCAGCCCGGCCCACGCCGAGGAGTGGTTGCGCCTGATCGGCCTGCTGGCGGAATTCTCACGGCGCACCGGGTGCCGGGTGACGTCCGTATCGGGCGAAATCCACGCGGGTGCGCGGGCCGTGCTGCGCGGCGGCGGCGTGGAGATCTGGCAGCTCATCGCGTCGGGGGTCGTCCATCCGCCGCCCGCCAAGGCCACCGCCTTCGCGTTGGAATGGCTGGCCGGCCGCAAGGAAACCCTGCCCAACGGCTATGTCTTCGAAATGCCGGCTTTTCCTGAATCGGGCAAGCGCATCATCCGGCAGCGCAACTGGCTGTCGCTGATCTTCGACGGCAAGGGGCAAATCCATGCCCGCTGGTCCGCCGAGGGCCAGCCGAACCGCTACACCCAGGTGATCTGA
- a CDS encoding sigma-70 family RNA polymerase sigma factor, translating into MAYCFESELIRCMPNLQRYACKLTRDVSAAEDLTQDCLARALSRQHRFEPGTNMQAWLTTMLKNLHFNNLQREKHVTKVELWDGAMSVEASQIARLVFRDVDRAFGALTPSQRKVVKLVAIEGRPYQEAAEKLNVSIGTIRSRLCRARERLNNLMAA; encoded by the coding sequence ATGGCGTATTGTTTCGAATCCGAACTGATCCGTTGCATGCCGAACCTGCAGCGCTATGCCTGCAAGTTGACCCGCGACGTCAGCGCCGCCGAGGATCTCACCCAGGACTGTCTTGCCCGCGCTCTGTCCCGCCAGCATCGTTTCGAGCCCGGCACCAACATGCAGGCTTGGCTGACCACGATGCTGAAGAATCTGCATTTCAACAACCTCCAGCGTGAAAAGCACGTCACCAAGGTCGAACTTTGGGACGGCGCCATGTCGGTCGAGGCCTCGCAGATCGCCCGGCTGGTCTTCCGCGACGTGGACCGTGCCTTCGGCGCCCTCACCCCCAGCCAGCGCAAAGTGGTCAAGCTGGTCGCTATCGAAGGCCGCCCCTACCAGGAGGCTGCGGAGAAGCTGAACGTCTCCATCGGCACCATCCGGTCCCGCCTGTGCCGGGCCCGCGAGCGGCTGAACAACCTGATGGCCGCCTAG
- a CDS encoding response regulator transcription factor, producing the protein MTEAAVARVALVDDDDLFRESLSLNLADEGYEVVTFDRGEPALDFFAEGGSVDIVLLDWRMPKMDGIDVLRQMRSRGIDLPVIFLTVLSDQIYEEAALAGGALDFVEKSRSLSILLKRMRLIVDGSKGTPEEAEGPKESVYALGNLDLRLDNSRALWNGKRIDLTLTEFNIVKLMATRPEEDVSYREIYDLVHGKGFLAGYGPSGYRANVRAFIKRIRQKFRVVDAEFDCIENYPGFGYRWGNGTGGTGRTRDDDADVMVDGAAAD; encoded by the coding sequence ATGACTGAGGCCGCCGTCGCCCGCGTGGCGCTGGTCGACGACGACGACCTGTTCCGCGAATCCCTTAGCCTCAACCTCGCCGATGAGGGGTATGAGGTCGTCACCTTCGACCGTGGCGAACCCGCGCTCGACTTCTTCGCCGAGGGCGGTTCGGTGGATATTGTCCTGCTGGACTGGCGCATGCCGAAGATGGACGGCATCGACGTCCTCCGCCAGATGCGTTCCCGCGGCATCGACCTGCCGGTGATCTTCCTCACCGTGCTGTCGGACCAGATTTACGAAGAGGCCGCTCTGGCCGGCGGCGCGCTCGACTTCGTTGAGAAGTCGCGCAGCCTGTCCATCCTGCTGAAGCGCATGCGCCTCATCGTGGACGGCTCCAAAGGCACGCCCGAGGAGGCCGAGGGGCCGAAGGAGTCCGTCTATGCGCTGGGCAATCTCGACCTGCGCCTGGACAACAGCCGCGCCCTGTGGAACGGCAAGCGCATCGACCTGACGCTGACCGAGTTCAACATCGTCAAGCTGATGGCGACCCGTCCGGAAGAGGACGTGTCGTACCGCGAGATCTACGACCTCGTTCATGGCAAGGGCTTCCTGGCCGGTTACGGCCCGTCGGGCTACCGCGCCAACGTCCGCGCCTTCATCAAGCGTATCCGGCAGAAGTTCCGCGTGGTGGATGCCGAGTTCGATTGCATCGAGAACTATCCGGGCTTCGGCTACCGCTGGGGCAACGGCACCGGTGGCACGGGCCGCACGCGGGATGACGACGCGGATGTGATGGTCGATGGCGCTGCTGCCGATTGA
- a CDS encoding sensor histidine kinase: protein MALLPIEAHGPDGGPDGARDGAELTKGGFSMAGFPGGRLRWLWHSLASRLALLTIVFLAVPVLIYDQFQRADTTTQTLLLQSAQRQGELIARALEPDLSRANRAALPQLGPILRRFADGNTRLKLLVRPRALAGNNLMGSDGFYYVAAAPSVPTDDLDAERHQLLEQGVLDRLGASCAGNEPLALRLPRASGGYEILTSVTPINTAFGCWALVTSHTAGGYLESSLGRPYWSTPVVQAAAMIYIVMAALVMAVLLGVWRNLHRFGDLARDIVSGGIGESGQGSFTNRNTVPELSGVAEDFDRLVDTLRESARSLRRAAEDNAHAYKTPIAVIRQSVEPLRRSLSAEDNRSQRALTMIEKSVDKLDGLVSFGRRMDEAAADLLVPPRRRVDLSDLVERMAGGYTSLLAERQLHMRSRIESEVVVRASEDILETVIENLVENAVSFSPPDGTVSVRLSRNGAWAELVVEDEGPGVDPANLPRIFERYFSQREPGRGMPEDAVAQNQAEATHFGIGLWIVRRNIEAFGGKVRAENRSTGGFRMTVTLAVA, encoded by the coding sequence ATGGCGCTGCTGCCGATTGAGGCCCATGGGCCCGACGGGGGGCCGGACGGCGCGCGGGACGGGGCGGAACTCACCAAGGGAGGCTTCTCCATGGCGGGTTTCCCCGGCGGCCGGTTGCGGTGGCTGTGGCACTCGCTGGCCAGCCGGCTGGCGCTGCTGACCATCGTCTTCCTGGCGGTCCCGGTGCTGATCTACGATCAGTTCCAGCGGGCCGACACCACGACGCAGACCCTGCTGCTGCAAAGCGCGCAGCGGCAGGGCGAGCTGATCGCCCGCGCGCTGGAGCCGGACCTGTCCCGCGCCAACCGCGCCGCCCTGCCGCAACTCGGCCCCATCCTGCGCCGCTTCGCGGACGGGAACACGCGGCTGAAGCTGCTGGTCCGGCCGCGCGCCCTGGCCGGCAACAACCTGATGGGCAGCGACGGCTTCTACTACGTCGCCGCCGCTCCGTCGGTGCCGACCGACGATTTGGACGCCGAGCGGCACCAACTCCTTGAACAGGGGGTTCTGGATCGGCTGGGCGCTTCCTGCGCCGGGAACGAACCGCTGGCCTTGCGCCTGCCGCGCGCCTCCGGTGGCTATGAAATTCTGACTTCGGTCACGCCGATCAACACCGCCTTCGGCTGCTGGGCGCTGGTGACCAGCCACACCGCCGGCGGCTATCTGGAATCCTCCCTGGGACGCCCCTATTGGAGCACGCCGGTCGTCCAGGCCGCGGCGATGATCTACATCGTCATGGCGGCGCTGGTGATGGCGGTGCTGTTGGGCGTCTGGCGCAACCTGCACCGTTTCGGCGACTTGGCGCGCGACATCGTGTCGGGCGGAATCGGTGAGAGCGGGCAGGGGTCCTTTACCAACCGGAACACCGTGCCGGAACTGTCCGGGGTGGCCGAGGACTTCGACCGGCTGGTCGACACCCTGCGCGAAAGCGCGCGGTCGCTGCGCCGCGCAGCCGAGGACAACGCCCACGCCTATAAGACGCCCATCGCGGTGATCCGCCAGTCGGTGGAGCCGTTGCGCCGCTCCCTGTCCGCCGAGGACAACCGCAGCCAGCGCGCCCTGACCATGATCGAGAAGTCGGTGGACAAGCTCGACGGTCTGGTTTCCTTCGGGCGGCGCATGGACGAGGCCGCCGCCGACCTGCTGGTTCCGCCGCGCCGCCGGGTGGACCTGTCCGATCTGGTCGAGCGTATGGCCGGCGGCTACACCAGCCTGCTTGCCGAACGGCAGCTCCACATGCGCTCGCGTATCGAATCCGAGGTGGTCGTGCGGGCCAGCGAGGACATTCTGGAAACCGTCATCGAGAATCTGGTGGAGAACGCCGTCAGCTTCTCCCCGCCGGACGGCACCGTCAGTGTGCGCCTGTCGCGCAACGGCGCTTGGGCTGAACTGGTGGTCGAGGACGAGGGGCCGGGCGTCGACCCGGCGAACCTGCCGCGCATTTTTGAACGTTACTTCTCCCAGCGCGAGCCGGGACGGGGCATGCCGGAGGACGCGGTGGCCCAGAACCAGGCCGAGGCGACCCATTTTGGCATCGGCTTGTGGATCGTGCGACGGAACATCGAAGCGTTCGGCGGAAAGGTCCGCGCCGAAAACCGCTCCACCGGCGGCTTCCGCATGACGGTGACGCTGGCGGTGGCCTGA
- a CDS encoding DMT family transporter, with protein MTVQATTAAAGGRPDWVRLMPGVFVLLWSTGFIGAKYGLPYAEPLTFLLVRLGLVAVILGLVALVTGAPWPKSWAEAGRIALAGLLVHGVYLTGVFCAIAKGMPAGVTALIVGIQPLLTAALSGPLLGERVSGRQWVGFLMGLAGVGLVVGEKLHFDSTDALGIGLALAALLGITFGTLYQKRHGTAMDLRSGAAIQYAATAAVLAVLAPLFETMHIDWTGEFVFALLWLSFVLSVGAIFLLFLLIRRGAAARVASLFYLVPPVTAVIAWAMFGERLGLLALSGMALAVAGVALVNRSAINRGAKRAP; from the coding sequence ATGACCGTGCAAGCGACCACCGCCGCCGCGGGCGGGCGGCCCGATTGGGTGCGCCTGATGCCGGGCGTCTTCGTCCTGCTGTGGAGCACCGGGTTCATCGGCGCCAAATACGGCCTTCCCTACGCGGAGCCGCTGACCTTCCTGCTGGTCCGGCTGGGGCTGGTCGCCGTGATCCTCGGCCTCGTCGCCCTGGTCACCGGCGCGCCCTGGCCGAAAAGCTGGGCCGAAGCCGGGCGGATCGCGCTGGCCGGGCTGTTGGTGCACGGCGTCTACCTGACCGGCGTGTTCTGCGCCATCGCCAAGGGCATGCCGGCGGGGGTGACCGCGCTGATCGTCGGCATCCAGCCGTTGCTGACCGCCGCACTCTCCGGCCCGCTGCTGGGCGAGCGGGTGAGTGGACGGCAATGGGTGGGCTTCCTGATGGGGCTGGCCGGTGTGGGGCTGGTGGTGGGCGAGAAGCTCCACTTCGACTCCACCGACGCGCTGGGCATCGGGCTGGCGCTGGCCGCCCTGCTGGGCATCACCTTCGGCACGCTCTACCAGAAGCGCCACGGCACGGCGATGGACCTGCGCAGCGGTGCCGCCATCCAATACGCCGCGACCGCGGCGGTTCTGGCGGTTCTGGCTCCGCTGTTCGAGACCATGCACATCGATTGGACCGGCGAATTCGTCTTCGCCCTGCTGTGGCTCAGCTTCGTGCTGTCGGTGGGAGCGATTTTCCTGCTGTTCCTGTTGATCCGGCGCGGTGCGGCGGCGCGTGTGGCGAGCCTGTTCTATCTGGTCCCGCCGGTGACGGCGGTGATCGCCTGGGCGATGTTCGGGGAGCGGCTGGGGCTGCTGGCCCTGTCCGGCATGGCGCTGGCGGTCGCCGGGGTCGCCCTGGTCAACCGCAGTGCCATCAACCGGGGCGCCAAGCGTGCGCCCTGA
- a CDS encoding RimK family protein, producing the protein MPAHLLVVDRRADVKWAKDGLPVISARDYIAHPEQAPRGARVLNLSRSYRYLGTGYYVSLLAEARGERVIPSVRTILDLSQKTFYRAQLAEVEEALRKAIKRMDHPPEASFNLTLFFGHADDARFQDIARTIFDRFRCPLLKVQVRLKEGWTVHALEPLSLADLRPDQEPLFQAALDAYTRTSWREPAAKAPPRYTLAILHNPKEELPPSSPRALQKFVKAGESLGIAVELIEKKDYVRLAEFDALFIRETTNLDHHTYRFAKKAAAEGMPVIDDPNSILKCTNKVYLAELLRANRIPAPKTVIFDKRGLATLDQDIPYPIVLKIPDGSFSRGVFKVQTRSELEATAESLFEQSDVILAQEFMYTEFDWRVGVLNRQPIYVCQYLMAKKHWQIVKHGGNGRAEQGSARTLAVEEAPREVIENAVKAAGLIGDGLYGVDVKQNERGVFVIEINDNPSIDLGVEDAKLKDGLYRLIMGEFLRRLESRPRKPGPGA; encoded by the coding sequence ATGCCCGCGCATCTCCTGGTCGTCGACCGCCGGGCGGACGTGAAATGGGCGAAGGACGGGCTGCCGGTGATCAGCGCCCGCGACTACATCGCCCACCCGGAGCAGGCGCCGCGCGGCGCGCGGGTGCTGAACCTGTCGCGCAGCTACCGCTATCTGGGCACCGGCTACTACGTCTCGCTGCTGGCGGAGGCGCGCGGCGAGCGGGTGATCCCCTCCGTCCGGACCATCCTGGACCTGTCGCAGAAGACCTTCTACCGCGCCCAGCTGGCCGAGGTGGAGGAGGCGCTGCGCAAGGCCATCAAGCGGATGGACCACCCGCCGGAAGCCTCCTTCAACCTCACCCTCTTCTTCGGCCACGCCGACGACGCCCGGTTCCAGGACATCGCCCGGACGATCTTCGATCGGTTCCGCTGCCCCCTGCTGAAGGTTCAGGTGCGGCTGAAGGAGGGCTGGACCGTCCATGCCCTGGAGCCGCTGTCGCTGGCCGACCTTCGGCCCGACCAGGAACCGCTGTTCCAGGCGGCGCTTGACGCCTACACCCGGACCTCCTGGCGGGAGCCGGCGGCGAAAGCGCCGCCGCGCTACACGCTGGCGATCCTGCACAACCCGAAGGAGGAGCTTCCCCCCTCCAGCCCGCGCGCGCTCCAGAAATTCGTGAAGGCCGGGGAAAGCCTGGGCATCGCGGTCGAGCTGATCGAGAAGAAGGACTACGTCCGCCTCGCCGAGTTCGACGCGCTGTTCATCCGCGAGACGACGAATCTCGACCACCACACCTACCGCTTCGCCAAGAAGGCGGCGGCGGAGGGCATGCCGGTGATCGACGATCCGAACTCGATCCTCAAATGCACCAACAAGGTCTATCTGGCCGAGTTGCTGCGCGCCAATCGTATCCCGGCACCGAAGACGGTGATCTTCGACAAGCGCGGGCTGGCGACGCTGGATCAGGATATCCCCTACCCCATCGTCCTCAAGATCCCGGACGGCTCCTTCTCCCGCGGTGTCTTCAAGGTGCAGACCCGCAGCGAGCTGGAGGCGACGGCGGAAAGCCTGTTCGAGCAGTCCGACGTGATCCTGGCCCAGGAGTTCATGTACACGGAGTTCGACTGGCGCGTCGGCGTGCTGAACCGGCAGCCGATCTATGTCTGCCAGTATCTGATGGCGAAGAAGCATTGGCAGATCGTCAAGCACGGCGGCAATGGCCGGGCCGAGCAGGGCTCCGCACGCACGCTGGCCGTCGAGGAGGCGCCGCGCGAGGTCATCGAGAACGCGGTGAAGGCGGCGGGACTGATCGGCGACGGGCTCTACGGCGTGGACGTGAAGCAGAACGAGCGCGGCGTCTTCGTCATCGAGATCAACGACAACCCCAGCATCGACCTGGGCGTCGAGGACGCCAAGCTGAAGGACGGCCTGTACCGCCTCATCATGGGCGAATTCCTGCGCCGCCTGGAATCGCGGCCGCGCAAACCCGGCCCTGGCGCCTGA
- a CDS encoding GNAT family N-acetyltransferase/peptidase C39 family protein, which translates to MLDNTVSADSRQELPGDATILLRQAQPADIPALLAIEERCFATDRLTRRSFHYLLTKAKATGLVEVHSGAVVGYALVSFHSGTSLARLYSFAVDPGHRGRGVAKRLLAAAEQAARSRDCIYLRLEVRRDNTAAIDLYKKAGYREFGVYTDYYEDHMEALRLEKRLGHSGPSAPLGGPLVPYYQQTLDFTCGPSALMMAMKALKPTEIELGRKLEIRLWRESTTVFMTSGHGGCGPFGLALAAARRGFAVDIHIKDNATPFLDSVRSDEKKEVMRIVHEDFLDELEGSGATVRHNTLSAQDMADAVAGGAIPIVLISSYRIYHEKFPHWVVVTGADDRFLYVHDPLVYDRHHAHIDRMNMPIPKADFERMARYGKAQLKAALLLRPQSSDRASDGAAD; encoded by the coding sequence ATGCTCGACAATACCGTATCCGCGGACTCCCGCCAGGAACTGCCCGGCGACGCCACCATCCTGCTCCGTCAGGCCCAGCCGGCGGACATTCCCGCGCTGCTGGCCATCGAGGAGCGGTGCTTCGCCACCGACCGCCTGACCCGACGTAGTTTTCATTATTTGCTCACGAAAGCCAAGGCCACAGGACTTGTGGAAGTCCACAGCGGGGCGGTCGTCGGTTACGCGCTGGTGTCCTTCCATTCCGGGACGTCGCTCGCCCGGCTCTACTCCTTCGCCGTCGATCCCGGCCACCGCGGCCGGGGCGTCGCCAAGCGGCTGCTGGCCGCGGCGGAGCAGGCGGCCCGCTCGCGGGACTGCATCTACCTGCGTCTGGAGGTGCGGCGCGACAACACCGCGGCGATCGATCTCTATAAGAAGGCCGGCTACCGCGAGTTCGGCGTCTACACCGATTATTATGAAGACCATATGGAGGCGCTGCGGCTGGAGAAACGCCTCGGCCACAGCGGCCCCAGCGCGCCGCTGGGTGGCCCCCTGGTTCCCTACTACCAGCAGACCCTGGACTTCACCTGCGGCCCGTCGGCCCTGATGATGGCGATGAAGGCGCTGAAGCCCACGGAGATCGAACTGGGGCGGAAGCTGGAGATCCGGCTGTGGCGGGAGTCCACGACGGTCTTCATGACTTCGGGCCATGGCGGCTGCGGCCCGTTCGGGCTGGCGCTGGCGGCGGCGCGGCGCGGCTTCGCGGTGGACATCCACATCAAGGACAACGCCACCCCCTTCCTGGACAGCGTGCGCAGCGACGAGAAGAAGGAGGTCATGCGCATCGTGCACGAGGACTTCCTCGACGAGTTGGAGGGCAGCGGCGCCACCGTCCGCCACAACACGCTGAGCGCCCAGGATATGGCCGACGCCGTGGCGGGCGGGGCCATCCCCATCGTGCTCATCAGCTCCTACCGGATCTATCACGAAAAATTTCCGCATTGGGTCGTCGTGACCGGTGCCGACGACCGCTTTCTCTATGTTCATGATCCGCTTGTGTACGACCGTCACCACGCTCACATCGACCGGATGAACATGCCGATCCCGAAAGCCGACTTCGAGCGCATGGCCCGCTACGGCAAGGCCCAGTTGAAGGCCGCCCTTCTCCTCCGCCCCCAGTCCTCTGATCGGGCCTCCGATGGGGCCGCCGACTGA
- a CDS encoding cation:proton antiporter: MHVIVIYVLAVSGLLALVSLLPPLAARLRVPYTVLLAAVGVALGLAIQTFAGQGGTGPFHDFLNSLAEMDISSEVLIYIFLPVLLFETALAVDVRRLFDDVWPILLMAVVAVFVCTFAVGYALNLFTSMGLVACLLLGAIVATTDPAAVVSIFRDLGAPRRLTMLVEGESLLNDAAAIALFTLLLGMLTRNAHGGATEAAMEFLRDFAGGVATGYVCGRVVCMVVEPVRDQPMAEITLTVALAYLSYVLAEHYVGASGVVAVVTAALVVGSVGRTRISPATWGALEHVWKQLGFWANSLIFLMTALLVPRLLGGIGWSDVGLVLVVVGAATVSRALVLFGLLPLLSGAGLAQRVSHPYKTVMLWGGLRGAVSLTLALAVTENGRVPDRVQGFVAVLVTGFVFYTLFINGTTLRAVINLLGLNKLSPVEHAMRNRALALSLAGVRERVEGLAHRYEVDEQAVASTVSQYSDRLDAILREQSTEAPLNNEDRVTIGLVILVNREEELYYEHFREGILSRGVAELLNRRTGRLLDAVKAQGRAGYRAFEEPFISFTPWMRVASLLHRRLGIHAPLARRLAFRFEILLGVRTVQRELLEFINDKVGQVLGTDVACELEGILTVRLAMVEQALAALKLQYPDYALILQSRYVSRAALRLEEADYRALFAESIISQEILSDLQRDLDDRRRALDALPKLDLRLDLMDLVGRVPLFKGLEGDRLRGIATLLKPRLVLPGETIVRRGERGDAMFFIASGAVEVLVPGLDEPVQLGTGEVFGEMALLTRQRRNADVRAMGYCQLLVLDVRDFHRLVKKDASLRAHLQSVAEARRNPPPKPPEAVQEVATPLADPPAVVEAPAAESAQARG; the protein is encoded by the coding sequence ATGCACGTCATCGTCATTTATGTCCTCGCGGTCTCCGGCCTTCTGGCGCTGGTCAGCCTGCTTCCGCCACTGGCAGCGCGGCTGCGGGTGCCCTACACGGTTCTGCTGGCCGCCGTGGGCGTGGCCCTGGGATTGGCGATCCAGACCTTCGCCGGGCAGGGCGGCACCGGCCCCTTCCATGATTTCCTGAATTCCCTGGCCGAGATGGACATCTCGTCCGAGGTGCTGATTTACATCTTCCTCCCGGTGCTGCTGTTCGAGACGGCGCTGGCGGTGGACGTGCGGCGACTGTTCGACGATGTGTGGCCGATCCTGCTGATGGCCGTGGTGGCGGTGTTCGTCTGCACCTTCGCTGTCGGTTACGCGCTCAATCTCTTCACCTCGATGGGGCTGGTGGCCTGCCTGCTGCTGGGGGCGATCGTCGCCACCACCGATCCGGCGGCGGTCGTCAGCATCTTCCGGGACCTTGGCGCGCCGCGCCGCCTGACCATGCTGGTCGAGGGCGAAAGCCTGCTGAACGACGCCGCGGCCATCGCGCTGTTCACGCTTCTGCTCGGCATGCTGACCCGCAACGCCCATGGTGGGGCGACCGAAGCGGCGATGGAGTTTCTGCGCGACTTCGCGGGCGGCGTGGCGACCGGCTATGTCTGCGGGCGCGTGGTCTGCATGGTCGTCGAGCCGGTGCGCGACCAGCCGATGGCCGAGATCACGCTGACCGTGGCGCTCGCCTATCTCAGCTATGTGCTGGCGGAGCATTACGTCGGCGCGTCGGGCGTCGTGGCGGTGGTCACGGCCGCGCTGGTCGTCGGCTCGGTCGGGCGCACGCGCATATCACCGGCCACCTGGGGGGCGCTGGAGCATGTCTGGAAGCAGCTCGGCTTCTGGGCGAACTCGCTGATCTTCCTGATGACGGCGCTGCTGGTGCCGCGCCTGCTGGGGGGCATCGGCTGGAGCGACGTCGGGCTGGTGCTGGTCGTGGTCGGAGCGGCCACGGTGTCCCGCGCGCTGGTGCTGTTCGGTCTGCTGCCGCTGCTGTCCGGCGCCGGTCTGGCCCAACGCGTCAGTCACCCCTATAAGACGGTGATGCTGTGGGGCGGCCTGCGCGGCGCGGTGTCGCTGACGCTGGCTCTGGCCGTCACCGAGAACGGGCGCGTGCCCGACCGGGTCCAGGGCTTCGTCGCCGTGCTGGTCACCGGCTTCGTCTTCTACACGCTGTTCATCAACGGCACGACGCTGCGCGCCGTCATCAACCTGCTCGGCCTCAACAAGCTGTCGCCGGTCGAACACGCCATGCGCAACCGCGCGCTCGCCCTGTCCCTGGCCGGCGTGCGCGAGCGGGTGGAGGGGCTGGCCCATCGCTACGAAGTCGACGAGCAGGCCGTCGCCTCCACCGTGTCGCAATACAGCGACCGGCTCGACGCCATCCTCCGGGAGCAGTCGACCGAAGCGCCGCTGAACAACGAAGACCGCGTGACCATCGGCCTCGTCATCCTCGTGAATCGCGAGGAGGAGCTGTACTACGAACACTTCCGCGAGGGCATCCTGTCGCGCGGGGTGGCGGAACTGCTGAACCGCCGGACCGGGCGCCTGCTCGACGCGGTGAAGGCCCAGGGGCGCGCCGGTTACCGCGCCTTCGAGGAGCCTTTCATCTCCTTCACGCCCTGGATGCGGGTCGCCAGCCTGCTGCACCGCCGGCTGGGCATCCACGCTCCGCTGGCCCGCCGGCTCGCCTTCCGCTTCGAGATCCTTTTGGGCGTGCGCACCGTGCAGCGCGAGTTGCTGGAGTTCATCAACGACAAGGTCGGGCAGGTGCTGGGCACAGACGTCGCCTGCGAACTGGAGGGCATCCTGACGGTGCGCCTCGCCATGGTCGAGCAGGCGCTGGCGGCGCTGAAGCTGCAATATCCCGACTACGCGCTGATCCTGCAGAGCCGCTACGTCAGCCGCGCCGCCCTGCGGCTGGAGGAGGCGGACTACCGGGCGCTCTTCGCCGAATCGATCATCAGCCAGGAGATCCTGAGCGACCTGCAGCGCGATCTGGATGACCGCCGCCGCGCGCTCGACGCCCTGCCGAAGCTCGATCTGCGGCTGGATCTGATGGACCTCGTCGGGCGGGTGCCGCTGTTCAAGGGACTGGAGGGCGATCGCCTGCGCGGCATCGCCACCCTGTTGAAGCCGCGGCTGGTCCTGCCTGGGGAGACCATCGTCCGGCGCGGCGAGCGCGGCGACGCCATGTTCTTCATCGCGTCCGGCGCCGTCGAGGTGTTGGTTCCGGGTCTGGACGAGCCGGTCCAGCTCGGCACCGGGGAGGTGTTCGGCGAGATGGCGCTGCTGACCCGCCAGCGGCGCAACGCCGATGTGCGTGCGATGGGCTATTGCCAACTGCTGGTCCTGGATGTGAGAGACTTCCATCGGCTGGTGAAGAAGGACGCAAGCCTGCGCGCCCATCTTCAGTCGGTGGCCGAGGCGCGGCGCAACCCGCCGCCGAAGCCGCCCGAGGCCGTTCAGGAGGTTGCGACCCCGCTGGCGGACCCGCCTGCCGTGGTCGAGGCCCCCGCCGCCGAAAGCGCGCAGGCACGGGGATAG